The Bosea sp. 685 DNA window CCGGAGATCATGCTGTTCGACGAGCCGACCTCGGCCCTCGACCCGGAACTCGTCGGCGACGTCCTGTCCGTGATGAAGGACCTCGCCACGAGCGGCATGACCATGGTCGTGGTGACGCATGAGCTCGGCTTCGCGCGCGAGGTCGCCGACCGCATCGTCTTCATGGATCAGGGCGAGATCATCGAGGTCGGCCTCGCCCAGGACCTGCTGTCCTCGCCACGCCAAAAACGCACCCAGGATTTCATCTCGGCGGTGCGCGCCTGAGCTGCCTCGAGATCATCAACGACAATAAAGGAGTGGGACAATGAAATTCGCCGTCATCGCCACGGGAGCCCTGCTGGTGCTCAGCGCCACTGCGGCTCATGCCCAAGCCCTGCCCGAGAAATATAAAAGCGCGGGGAAGATCGTCATCGGCACGACGCCGAACTACCCGCCCGTGACGTTCAAGGATCCGGCGACCAACCAGCTCACCGGCTACGATATCGAAATCGGCAATGCCATCGGCGAGAAGCTGGGCATCAAGATCGAATGGCAGGACACCAGCTTCGAGCAGATGATCAGCGGGGTCACGACCGACCGGATCGATCTCATCCTCGGCGGGATGAACGATCTCCCCGCCCGCCGCGAGACGGTCGATTTCATCGACTATATGAAGTCCGGGGTCCAGTTCTTCGTCCAGCACAAGCGCTCGGGCGAATTCAAGGAGGCCACCGACCTCTGCGGCAAGACGGTGGGGGCGAGCCGCCGCACGAACTTTCCCAAGGATATCGATGCCTGGAGCCAGGAGTGGTGCGTCAAGGCCGGCAAGCCTGCAATCAAGGTGCTGGGTACGGAAGGTTCAGCCGATGCGCGGGCACAGCTCCGACAGGGCCGCATCGATGCCGGCGCCCAGGGTAATGAGAGCCTTCCCTACCTGATGAAGCTCGACCCCGATACCTACAAGCTCCTCGGAACTCCCTTTGCCATCACCTACCAAGGCATCGGGGTGGCGAAAAAGAATGGCGCCTTGCGCGATGCCGTCGCGGGCGCACTCAAGGCGATGCTGACTGATGGGACCTACAACAAGATCGTCGCCAAATATGAGGTGCAGCCCAGCGCGATCACCGAGGTTTCCATCAATGAAGTGCCGTTGAAGTAACCGGTTACAGGCTTGCGGGATTGCTGTCCCGCAGGCTGCCTTCCCGGCACGTCAACCGCGAGGCTGCTCGAAGACGTGGAACTGATCACCCATCCACGGAGCAATGGCGTGCAGGCTGGGCGCAATCTTGTCCCGAAGCAGGACGTGAAGAACATGGGCGACCTCTTGCGGAATCGCGCCGAGTTCGGATTTCCGGGAATATAGGTCAATACGCCGGCGTATCTTGATGCCCGGCAGTGGCAGCAGCCGCACCCCGGTCATGCGTTCCTTCGTCTGCAGCGCCATCAGCGGCGTGGTGATCGACCAGCCGAGACCCGCCGACACCATGGTTGCGATGGTGTCGGCCGTATCGCTCTCGAACTCGCGGGGAAACTCCAGCCGCAACTGCCGGATCACCTGCTCGACCTGGCGGCCTGCACTCGTGCGATGGGTATGCCGAATGAAATTGCGACCCTTGAGATCGGCCAAAGACCGGACCTCGATATCCCATTCGGCAGGCAGCGCCAGGGCGTAGGGCTCGATCAGGAGCGGAATCGTGATGGCCGCATCGACTTCCCTGAGAAGATCGACGCCGATGAGGATGTCGATTTCACGAGCCTGGAACTGTTCCTCGCTGATGCCCCGCATGTTCGCAAACAGCGAGCACCGTTTGACGCTCTTGCCCAGTTCCCGGACGAAATCTGGCCCGAGCGTCGTGGTCAGCGAGGCGACCATCGAGATCCGCAAGGTCGGGATCACATGGTGGGCGGAGGATTTGACAGCCGTCTCAAGCTCGCGGGCCTGCTCCAGCAAGTCATGCGCCTTTTCCATGAGCAACCGGCCAGCCGTCGTCGCCTGTACGGGCCGGATGTCGCGGTCGAGCAGGGTGACACCCATGGCTTTTTCGAGATTGGCCACAACCTGCGACACCGCCGATTGCGTCAATCCGACCCGCCGCGCGCCCTTTGTCAGGCTACCGGTGGCGACGACCGTTCGAAAGATCTCCAATTGCCAAAGATCAAATCCCAGCTTCTGCGACGTCGTCATGTGTCTCGATCTGAGCGGTCTGGCAGGCATCCGATGATAGAGGCTTCCCGCCCAGGCTTACAGCGGGAGTTTTTTGCCCTTGCCGGCCGGT harbors:
- a CDS encoding ABC transporter substrate-binding protein; translation: MKFAVIATGALLVLSATAAHAQALPEKYKSAGKIVIGTTPNYPPVTFKDPATNQLTGYDIEIGNAIGEKLGIKIEWQDTSFEQMISGVTTDRIDLILGGMNDLPARRETVDFIDYMKSGVQFFVQHKRSGEFKEATDLCGKTVGASRRTNFPKDIDAWSQEWCVKAGKPAIKVLGTEGSADARAQLRQGRIDAGAQGNESLPYLMKLDPDTYKLLGTPFAITYQGIGVAKKNGALRDAVAGALKAMLTDGTYNKIVAKYEVQPSAITEVSINEVPLK
- a CDS encoding LysR family transcriptional regulator, whose amino-acid sequence is MTTSQKLGFDLWQLEIFRTVVATGSLTKGARRVGLTQSAVSQVVANLEKAMGVTLLDRDIRPVQATTAGRLLMEKAHDLLEQARELETAVKSSAHHVIPTLRISMVASLTTTLGPDFVRELGKSVKRCSLFANMRGISEEQFQAREIDILIGVDLLREVDAAITIPLLIEPYALALPAEWDIEVRSLADLKGRNFIRHTHRTSAGRQVEQVIRQLRLEFPREFESDTADTIATMVSAGLGWSITTPLMALQTKERMTGVRLLPLPGIKIRRRIDLYSRKSELGAIPQEVAHVLHVLLRDKIAPSLHAIAPWMGDQFHVFEQPRG